A single region of the Bdellovibrio sp. GT3 genome encodes:
- a CDS encoding site-specific recombinase, whose product MFSQLKKYFHRFKLYRRRADVHADLDALLGFASDQKELEDQLHWLVSLLRWIRYEGLLSDGFEHDAGHVAIARLRYVLMVLDRNPEWKRDVAVILRSVIKNVSGLELYTETGLPHEVGVIGEFMDRMMMKILPSPPLDHELGYLFWELFPSAKDPIWIASIDHELFAKLINLFNFHVSPVESDWNRLDRDMEDALIYLGIQVRAIGLSPAIRHRMDRPNFRDSAFFGIVSVLEEFIEANQSGRPEVFFEKASRLRLMVWECRRELTQVDKHLDEFGVSVNLVFQMTRLRIYLQRIDSLVDILITDVPDARKVTSFLASLIEENHDLQSVGALLSQNINLLAQKVVERAAETGEHYITRTKEEYRSMVQAAAGGGFVTAFTVYVKAGILATGFSEFMIGVLASANYAISFVVIHLAGFTLGTKQPAMTGPALAEQMRDVETEEGMERLVDEIAHLIRSQVAAVGGNILLVVPTTMLMDSIVFLASGKHIMAEATALKAFTSVDIFGPAIFYAAFTGILLWGSSLFAGWGDNWFALNSLRTTLARSPTLMTIFGKVGSRRIAMFFEKNISGLLGNISLGVLLGLTPEIMKFLGIPLDVRHVTLSSGGMGAAIPVLGVDFLKTWLFWRAVIGVLIIGFFNVSVSFAMAFLVAIKARGVTPPTRRAIRKAVFRRVLHHPLSFLLPVGKTVPESSSGGHSH is encoded by the coding sequence ATGTTTTCGCAGCTTAAGAAGTATTTTCATCGATTTAAATTGTATAGACGCCGTGCCGACGTGCATGCCGACCTGGATGCCTTGCTGGGCTTTGCCTCCGATCAAAAAGAGCTTGAAGATCAGCTTCATTGGCTGGTCAGTCTTTTAAGATGGATTCGCTACGAGGGGCTGCTTTCTGACGGCTTTGAACATGATGCAGGCCATGTCGCTATTGCACGACTGCGCTATGTATTGATGGTTTTGGATCGCAATCCGGAATGGAAGCGGGACGTTGCCGTCATTCTGCGTTCTGTGATTAAAAATGTCAGCGGTTTGGAACTTTATACTGAGACAGGCCTTCCTCATGAAGTAGGTGTGATCGGGGAGTTCATGGATCGCATGATGATGAAGATCCTGCCAAGTCCCCCTTTGGATCACGAGCTGGGTTATCTGTTCTGGGAGCTGTTCCCAAGTGCGAAGGATCCGATTTGGATCGCCTCTATTGATCACGAGCTTTTTGCGAAACTAATTAATTTATTCAATTTCCATGTCTCACCCGTGGAGTCCGATTGGAACCGCCTGGACCGTGATATGGAAGATGCCCTGATTTATCTGGGAATCCAGGTGCGTGCGATTGGTTTGTCGCCAGCCATTCGCCATCGTATGGATCGTCCTAATTTCCGGGATTCAGCGTTCTTTGGAATCGTTTCGGTTCTGGAAGAGTTCATCGAAGCCAATCAGTCAGGACGCCCGGAAGTCTTTTTTGAAAAAGCCTCTCGCCTGCGCTTGATGGTGTGGGAGTGTCGCCGTGAACTGACTCAGGTGGATAAACACCTGGATGAGTTCGGTGTGAGTGTGAATCTGGTTTTCCAGATGACTCGCTTAAGAATTTATTTGCAACGTATCGACAGCCTTGTCGACATTCTGATCACTGACGTGCCGGATGCGCGCAAGGTGACAAGTTTCCTGGCAAGTCTGATTGAGGAAAATCATGACTTGCAAAGTGTCGGTGCGCTGCTGTCACAGAATATTAATTTGCTGGCGCAAAAAGTGGTCGAACGTGCCGCCGAAACGGGTGAGCACTATATCACGCGCACCAAGGAAGAATACCGCAGCATGGTTCAGGCCGCCGCTGGCGGTGGTTTCGTCACTGCGTTCACGGTTTATGTAAAAGCCGGAATTCTGGCGACGGGATTTTCTGAATTCATGATTGGTGTTTTGGCTTCGGCCAACTATGCGATCAGTTTCGTGGTCATTCATCTTGCCGGATTCACTCTTGGTACCAAACAGCCCGCAATGACAGGCCCGGCGTTGGCCGAGCAAATGCGGGATGTGGAAACTGAAGAGGGGATGGAGAGACTGGTTGATGAGATTGCCCATCTGATTCGCTCGCAAGTGGCGGCGGTCGGCGGGAATATTCTATTGGTGGTGCCGACCACGATGTTGATGGACTCGATTGTGTTCCTGGCTTCCGGAAAACATATCATGGCGGAAGCCACTGCTTTGAAAGCGTTTACGTCAGTCGATATTTTTGGACCGGCGATCTTTTACGCAGCCTTCACGGGGATCTTGCTATGGGGTTCCAGCTTGTTTGCAGGGTGGGGAGACAACTGGTTTGCCTTGAACTCTTTGCGCACAACACTGGCGCGCAGCCCGACATTGATGACGATTTTTGGAAAAGTCGGTTCCCGTCGTATTGCGATGTTCTTTGAGAAAAATATTTCCGGCCTTCTGGGGAACATTTCGTTGGGTGTGTTGCTGGGACTGACTCCAGAGATTATGAAGTTCCTGGGGATCCCCTTGGATGTGCGTCACGTGACGTTGTCCTCAGGTGGGATGGGTGCTGCGATTCCAGTTCTGGGCGTGGACTTCCTGAAAACCTGGTTGTTCTGGAGAGCAGTCATTGGCGTCCTTATAATAGGTTTCTTTAACGTTTCAGTGAGTTTTGCCATGGCATTCCTGGTTGCGATTAAAGCACGTGGAGTGACTCCACCGACTCGTCGAGCGATTCGCAAGGCTGTTTTCCGCAGAGTCTTGCATCACCCGTTGAGTTTCCTTTTACCGGTAGGAAAAACGGTCCCGGAATCCTCTTCTGGCGGTCATTCGCACTGA
- a CDS encoding aldehyde dehydrogenase family protein — protein sequence MIEQLVMHQKDFATHSRNDNPLTRLEHIEKLEQAILDHQSELCQALYEDFKKPEVEAMLSEILPLLKEVRFAKKNIKKWMKQRRVKTPALLLTSSSYTRLEPLGACLIISPWNYPIYLTLSPLVSALAAGNGITIKPSEFAPKCSRILHSLLAKTFKTNQVSVIEGGPETTTELLKHPFDHVFFTGSTAVGKIIMRGASEHLARVTLELGGKSPTIVDNSANLQEAAKKIVWAKFFNAGQTCIAPDYLFVQADVHNHFVRLLEKEIENSFGKDKEAQKTSNSFARIINTKHTVRLKGLLENALANNSSLLCGGEVDVESRYVAPTLLDKVEPGSEIMSQEIFGPVLPILTFKDLQEVVTYVNYHPKPLMIYLYSNSSFNIKKITKETSSGSLSINDSLISLMNPHLPFGGVGASGLGSYHGEFGMEAFSHKKAIFKQGWGGKAIKLLYPPYNEGKLKLVKNLLKLP from the coding sequence ATGATTGAACAACTCGTGATGCACCAAAAAGACTTCGCCACTCACTCCCGCAACGACAATCCCCTCACTCGCCTGGAACACATTGAAAAACTTGAACAGGCGATTTTGGATCATCAATCAGAGCTCTGTCAGGCACTCTATGAGGATTTCAAAAAGCCCGAAGTGGAAGCGATGCTGTCCGAGATCCTTCCCTTGTTGAAAGAAGTTCGCTTCGCCAAAAAGAATATCAAAAAATGGATGAAACAACGCCGGGTTAAAACTCCCGCACTTCTGCTGACTTCATCCAGCTACACTCGCCTGGAACCGCTGGGTGCCTGCCTGATTATTTCTCCTTGGAATTACCCTATTTATCTGACCCTCTCGCCTTTGGTTTCAGCCCTGGCGGCAGGGAATGGTATCACCATCAAACCCTCGGAGTTTGCTCCGAAATGCAGTCGCATTCTGCACTCGCTCCTGGCTAAAACTTTTAAGACCAACCAGGTTTCTGTGATCGAAGGTGGTCCGGAAACCACCACGGAACTTTTAAAACACCCCTTCGACCATGTGTTTTTCACGGGCAGCACCGCCGTTGGAAAAATCATTATGCGCGGAGCCTCAGAACATCTGGCACGGGTGACACTGGAGCTGGGTGGTAAGTCACCGACGATTGTCGACAACAGCGCGAACCTGCAGGAAGCCGCTAAGAAAATCGTCTGGGCCAAATTCTTTAACGCCGGGCAAACGTGCATCGCCCCGGACTATCTATTCGTTCAAGCCGATGTCCACAATCACTTTGTCAGACTGCTTGAAAAGGAAATCGAAAACAGTTTCGGCAAAGATAAAGAAGCACAGAAAACCTCAAACAGCTTTGCAAGAATCATCAACACCAAACACACGGTGCGCCTGAAGGGGCTTTTGGAAAATGCTCTGGCCAACAATTCAAGCCTTCTGTGTGGCGGTGAAGTGGATGTGGAGAGCCGCTATGTGGCACCCACACTTTTGGATAAGGTCGAGCCTGGAAGCGAAATCATGAGTCAGGAGATTTTCGGACCGGTATTGCCAATCCTGACTTTTAAAGATCTGCAGGAAGTCGTCACCTACGTCAATTATCACCCGAAGCCGTTGATGATTTACCTTTATTCGAATTCCAGCTTCAACATCAAAAAGATCACCAAGGAAACCAGCTCAGGCTCCCTTTCAATCAACGACTCTCTGATTTCATTAATGAATCCCCACCTGCCCTTTGGTGGCGTGGGTGCCAGCGGCCTGGGTTCCTATCACGGGGAATTCGGGATGGAGGCCTTCTCGCACAAGAAAGCCATCTTCAAGCAAGGCTGGGGCGGTAAAGCGATCAAACTTCTTTACCCACCCTACAACGAGGGAAAATTAAAGCTGGTAAAGAATCTCCTAAAGCTACCTTAA
- a CDS encoding cation:proton antiporter, with product MHNLPALISDLALILGTAGIVTLLFKRLNQPVVLGYLVAGFLIGPKVGLVGTVTSTEGVQLWADIGVIFLLFALGLEFSFKKLFRVGGSASFTALFEIGVMTLIGFTTGKLLGWDLMDCLFLGGILAISSTSISMRTIEEMGFKNMKFVSIVMGVLVIEDLVAVLLLVFLTSIALTREFAGTDMLLSFLKLAFYLSLWFVVGIFWLPTALKRSQKFLNEETTLVVAVGLCFAMVVFAVKVGFSAALGAFITGSILAETIEGERIHHLVNPIKNLFSAVFFISVGMLIDPDVISSHWQVILLLSVLVILGKTLGVTVGALLSGQTLRSSLQTGMSLSQIGEFSFIIATVGVGFKVVRPELYPLAVSVSVVTAFTTPFMIRLADTVYQVLEKKMPASMIASLDSYSMFSSAVGAHKESRDQVRAYIFKIFLNAVIVIGVFLLMARVTLPYMLNHQVEEGSAKFLTLTATLILSSPFLWALAFGRTKQFDNLLAEEHRKTSDYVFLISRITVAVGLVLAMVAQFVPLGWALGITAWMAIVVGYVLSTKLRTVYMWFENRFLSNLAEDAHKPASKMQRQELAPWDAHLTEFKVPAEATYVGIPLASLSIRERFGVTVALIERGRLKIMAPGRDVLLMPFDTLFVIGNDDQLAKFKDFIEQVSDTTTAESELEEYTLDKYLVDDQSEFLNKSIRESGLREKTHGLVVGIEREGKRILNPDSAEVIKPGDLLWIVGDRRLR from the coding sequence ATGCATAATCTTCCGGCTCTGATCAGTGATTTGGCTCTTATTCTTGGTACTGCGGGTATCGTTACACTTCTCTTTAAAAGATTGAATCAGCCGGTGGTGCTTGGATATCTGGTTGCAGGTTTTCTGATTGGCCCCAAGGTAGGGTTGGTGGGGACTGTGACCAGCACCGAAGGTGTGCAACTGTGGGCCGATATCGGTGTGATTTTTCTGTTGTTCGCTCTGGGGCTTGAGTTCAGCTTTAAAAAGTTATTCCGGGTGGGCGGATCTGCCAGTTTCACCGCACTCTTTGAAATCGGTGTCATGACCTTGATCGGATTCACCACGGGTAAACTGTTGGGCTGGGATCTGATGGACTGCCTTTTCCTGGGCGGCATTCTGGCAATTTCTTCCACTTCCATTTCCATGCGCACCATTGAAGAGATGGGTTTCAAAAATATGAAATTCGTCAGTATCGTCATGGGCGTGCTGGTCATCGAGGATCTGGTTGCAGTATTGCTATTGGTATTCCTGACATCTATTGCTTTAACCCGTGAGTTTGCAGGAACCGACATGCTGTTGTCTTTCCTGAAACTGGCTTTCTATCTTTCACTGTGGTTTGTGGTGGGGATTTTCTGGCTGCCGACGGCCTTGAAGCGTTCGCAGAAGTTTTTGAACGAAGAGACCACGTTGGTGGTGGCAGTCGGGTTGTGTTTTGCGATGGTAGTCTTTGCCGTGAAGGTGGGATTCTCGGCAGCCCTGGGGGCCTTTATCACAGGATCAATCCTTGCTGAAACCATCGAAGGCGAGCGTATTCATCACCTCGTCAACCCCATTAAAAACCTGTTCTCCGCCGTGTTCTTTATTTCCGTGGGGATGCTGATTGATCCGGATGTTATTTCTTCTCACTGGCAGGTGATATTGCTGTTGTCCGTCCTTGTGATCCTGGGAAAAACCCTGGGAGTCACAGTGGGTGCATTGTTATCGGGTCAAACTTTGCGTTCCTCCTTGCAGACGGGGATGAGTCTGTCGCAAATCGGAGAGTTTTCGTTCATCATTGCGACCGTCGGTGTCGGTTTCAAAGTCGTGCGCCCGGAATTATACCCGTTGGCGGTGTCTGTGAGTGTGGTCACGGCTTTCACGACACCTTTCATGATTCGTCTGGCTGACACTGTTTATCAGGTTCTGGAAAAGAAAATGCCCGCTTCCATGATTGCATCACTGGACAGTTATAGCATGTTTTCCTCGGCCGTTGGCGCCCACAAAGAGAGCCGCGATCAGGTGCGTGCTTATATCTTTAAAATTTTTTTGAATGCCGTGATTGTGATCGGGGTGTTCCTGCTGATGGCGCGCGTGACCTTGCCTTATATGTTGAATCATCAGGTCGAGGAAGGTTCTGCGAAGTTCCTGACTTTGACTGCGACGTTGATTTTAAGTTCACCGTTTTTGTGGGCCTTGGCATTCGGTCGCACCAAGCAATTTGATAACCTGTTGGCCGAAGAACACCGTAAGACGTCGGATTATGTGTTCCTGATTTCCAGAATCACGGTGGCGGTGGGATTGGTGCTGGCGATGGTGGCGCAATTCGTACCATTGGGCTGGGCGCTGGGAATTACGGCGTGGATGGCGATTGTTGTCGGCTATGTGCTGTCGACAAAGCTGCGTACAGTTTATATGTGGTTTGAAAATCGTTTTCTATCCAATCTGGCAGAAGACGCACATAAACCTGCCAGCAAAATGCAGCGGCAGGAACTCGCTCCATGGGATGCCCATTTGACCGAATTCAAAGTGCCCGCAGAGGCTACTTATGTGGGTATACCCTTGGCGTCGCTATCCATTCGCGAGCGTTTTGGTGTGACAGTGGCCTTGATTGAGCGGGGACGCTTGAAGATCATGGCTCCAGGGCGTGATGTCCTTTTGATGCCTTTTGATACGCTGTTTGTGATCGGAAATGATGATCAATTGGCGAAGTTCAAGGATTTCATTGAGCAAGTAAGCGACACTACGACAGCGGAGTCTGAACTGGAAGAGTACACCCTGGATAAGTATCTGGTCGACGATCAGTCTGAGTTTCTTAATAAGTCGATCCGTGAAAGCGGATTGCGCGAAAAAACTCACGGACTGGTGGTGGGTATCGAGCGCGAAGGTAAACGCATCCTCAACCCGGACTCTGCTGAAGTGATCAAACCCGGCGACCTTTTGTGGATCGTCGGCGACCGCCGATTAAGGTAG
- a CDS encoding S8 family serine peptidase, with translation MKLNLFSLILSLLVATSAQAERVIVIMKDSQSFQAANMAYKVKGSGALKTGHAVATPVNAEIEQSLENLNTLIVNAKDDSEIVKLQNDPSVAYVEKEVFHPAPAPVSGWLSTPVRNTPTVPGAKTPWGIMAVKAPQAWAKNNQGQGARVLVLDTGIDANHPSIKANFERGQDFTGESDGSDFTDTIGHGTHCAGTVAGVLDNNGFTGVAPGAKLLAGRVCSKDGCSNAAIAAGINWGISQKVDVISMSLGGAWSTPGERDAIAKAAKAGLTVVAASGNDGKGRVSYPAALPTVIAVGAVDSDLKRAEFSQYGPELAIVAPGVGVVSSVPQGTGRESSVKISVDGKTAQVNSTTFQGAREVLKAETNVLVEAGLGKAADFQGKDFKGKYALIGRGEINFAEKIQNAIKAGATGAVIYNNAPGLIQGALTDDETVLPVAVFMIEQTVGQKIVASLKAGTEVKATLHTVATDYADFQGTSMATPHVAGVAALVKAANKNLNGAQVKQILQSTATALGPNSNNEYGAGVVNAEAAVAAALQAK, from the coding sequence ATGAAACTTAATTTGTTTTCATTAATATTGTCTCTGTTGGTAGCGACTTCTGCTCAAGCTGAGCGCGTGATCGTTATCATGAAAGACTCGCAATCTTTTCAAGCTGCTAACATGGCTTATAAAGTAAAAGGTTCTGGCGCTCTTAAAACTGGTCACGCTGTAGCGACGCCGGTAAACGCTGAAATCGAGCAAAGTCTTGAAAATCTGAATACATTGATCGTGAACGCGAAAGATGATTCCGAGATCGTAAAACTTCAGAACGATCCATCTGTAGCTTATGTTGAGAAGGAAGTTTTCCATCCAGCACCAGCTCCAGTTTCCGGTTGGTTGTCCACTCCAGTAAGAAACACTCCGACAGTTCCAGGTGCTAAAACTCCATGGGGTATCATGGCAGTTAAAGCTCCTCAAGCCTGGGCTAAAAACAATCAAGGTCAAGGCGCACGCGTTTTGGTTCTTGATACTGGTATTGATGCAAATCATCCATCTATCAAAGCTAACTTCGAAAGAGGTCAGGACTTCACAGGTGAATCTGATGGTTCTGATTTCACTGATACAATCGGTCACGGCACTCACTGTGCTGGAACTGTTGCCGGTGTATTGGATAACAACGGTTTCACAGGCGTAGCGCCGGGTGCAAAACTTTTGGCAGGCCGTGTTTGCTCTAAAGATGGTTGTTCCAACGCAGCTATCGCCGCTGGTATCAACTGGGGTATCTCTCAAAAAGTTGATGTTATCTCCATGTCTTTGGGTGGCGCATGGTCCACTCCGGGCGAAAGAGACGCTATTGCAAAAGCAGCTAAAGCAGGTCTTACTGTTGTAGCGGCTTCTGGTAATGACGGTAAAGGTCGTGTTTCTTACCCTGCAGCTCTTCCGACTGTTATCGCAGTTGGTGCTGTTGACAGCGATTTGAAGCGTGCTGAGTTCTCTCAATATGGTCCTGAGCTGGCAATCGTGGCTCCGGGCGTAGGTGTGGTTTCTTCTGTTCCTCAAGGTACAGGTCGTGAGTCTTCTGTGAAAATCTCAGTTGATGGTAAAACGGCTCAAGTTAATTCCACAACTTTCCAAGGTGCACGTGAAGTATTGAAAGCTGAAACAAATGTTTTGGTTGAAGCGGGTCTTGGTAAAGCAGCTGATTTCCAAGGTAAAGACTTCAAAGGTAAGTACGCTTTGATCGGCCGTGGCGAAATCAACTTCGCTGAAAAAATCCAAAACGCTATCAAAGCGGGTGCAACTGGCGCAGTTATCTACAATAACGCTCCAGGTTTGATCCAAGGTGCTTTGACTGATGATGAAACTGTCCTTCCAGTGGCTGTGTTCATGATCGAGCAAACTGTTGGTCAAAAAATCGTAGCTTCTTTGAAAGCCGGTACAGAAGTTAAAGCAACTCTACACACTGTTGCGACTGACTACGCTGATTTCCAAGGTACTTCCATGGCGACTCCACACGTTGCAGGTGTTGCGGCTCTAGTAAAAGCTGCAAACAAAAACCTAAACGGTGCACAAGTGAAACAAATCTTGCAAAGCACTGCAACTGCATTGGGTCCTAACTCCAACAACGAATACGGTGCGGGTGTTGTAAATGCTGAAGCCGCTGTAGCAGCTGCTCTTCAAGCAAAGTAA
- a CDS encoding YaeQ family protein translates to MLYRFQIELSDIDRGVYESLDFRVAQHPSETYPYMLSRVLAYSLAYQEGLEFTPGGLADPEAPALRKMGLQNSLELCIEIGNPSARKLHKATKSAKEVLIFTYKNPEVLLTEIRNGDVHRAQDLKIYSFDPKFLDAAGDLIEKNNRWSLLVQQGQMDLTIGDVTLASELKTVKL, encoded by the coding sequence ATGCTATATCGCTTTCAAATCGAACTTTCTGACATTGATCGCGGTGTTTACGAGTCCCTTGATTTTCGCGTAGCCCAACATCCCTCGGAAACATACCCGTATATGCTAAGCCGGGTGCTTGCTTACTCCCTTGCCTATCAAGAGGGACTGGAATTCACTCCGGGAGGACTTGCAGATCCGGAAGCCCCCGCTCTAAGAAAAATGGGGCTGCAAAATTCGTTGGAACTTTGTATTGAAATCGGCAACCCCTCAGCCCGAAAGCTTCACAAGGCGACAAAGTCAGCCAAGGAAGTCCTGATCTTTACCTACAAAAATCCTGAAGTGCTGCTTACGGAAATTCGTAATGGCGACGTACACCGGGCTCAGGATCTGAAGATCTATTCTTTTGATCCCAAATTCCTGGATGCTGCCGGCGACTTGATTGAGAAAAACAATCGCTGGTCCCTGCTGGTGCAACAGGGTCAGATGGATTTGACCATTGGTGATGTGACTCTGGCCAGTGAGCTTAAGACGGTCAAACTTTAA